Proteins encoded by one window of Sciurus carolinensis chromosome 12, mSciCar1.2, whole genome shotgun sequence:
- the LOC124961251 gene encoding LOW QUALITY PROTEIN: melanoma inhibitory activity protein 2-like (The sequence of the model RefSeq protein was modified relative to this genomic sequence to represent the inferred CDS: inserted 1 base in 1 codon; deleted 1 base in 1 codon), giving the protein MEGSRAAPQSYWDLGLEKIFRVVPTLSEDGRPGPNPDTFHQELVICAAIGFFIVLLFLWRSVQSVRSRLYVKREKMLALKLSELIEEKCKLLDKVSLLQKEHEGLQLSLKDANSEKSSKEVQHLETIYEMVNRSKSKLEDKILFLEKDLKEEKSKHSEQDELMADISKRIKALEEKSKSLISQVDEAKTTLRRFQMNEEGLKVAIKVALNENSKLQESLKHLLQEAEVWKVKVSDLNKQKIIFEDSKVQAEQVLHDKXHIKSLTERLLKMKDQAPVLGEDLTDDGNLQLEMKSESEIGAHSGNQLKEASKELVYAAELNASLKTLGGEINQIYTFLSEVDETKEDLTECIKNLQTEQESLRSENTQLENENQKLWLKLKVITEWYQENATKLHRKLIVEEKCQLEEEERLCKVDKRISLTAKQLETYRKQAKDLEEELDTTIHYYQRHSISYEKKARDNALAALSAEKNPKYLKLVNAHNRQYFLSL; this is encoded by the exons ATGGAGGGGTCAAGGGCTGCCCCTCAGTCTTACTGGGACCTGGgtctggaaaaaatattcaggGTTGTGCCAACATTGTCTGAAGATGGAAGACCAGGCCCTAATCCTGATACCTTTCATCAGGAGCTGGTAATATGTGCAGCTATTGGATTTTTTattgttctcttgtttttgtgGAGAAGTGTTCAGTCTGTTAGAAGCAGGCTttatgtgaagagagaaaaaatgctTGCTCTAAAACTTTCTGAActaattgaagaaaaatgtaaactacTTGATAAAGTTAGCCTTCTTCAAAAAGAGCATGAAGGCTTACAGTTATCTTTAAAGGATGCCAATTctgagaagtcatcaaaagaagTGCAACATTTGGAGACCATATATGAAATGGTGAATAGGTCCAAATCTAAACTTGAGGATAAAATTCTCTTTCTAGAAAAGGAtctaaaagaagagaaatctaaACATTCTGAACAGGATGAACTGATGGCAGATATATCAAAAAGGATAAAGGCCCTAGAAGAGAAATCAAAATCCCTCATATCACAAGTAGATGAAGCTAAAACAACCTTAAGACGatttcaaatgaatgaagaagGACTAAAGGTAGCAATAAAAGTGGCTTTGAATGAGAATTCCAAACTGCAAGAAAGCCTGAAACACCTTTTACAAGAAGCTGAAGTATGGAAGGTTAAAGTGAGTGAccttaataaacagaaaataatatttgaagacTCTAAAGTACAGGCAGAACAAGTTCTGCATGATA ATCACATTAAGTCTCTGACTGAACGCTTGCTAAAGATGAAAGATCAGGCTCCTGTGCTTGGAGAAGACCTAACAGATGATGGTAACTTGCAGCTGGAAATGAAGAGTGAATCAGAAATTGGTGCTCACTCAGGTAATCAGCTAAAAGAAGCTTCAAAGGAACTGGTTTATGCTGCTGAGTTAAATGCCTCTTTAAAAACCTTAGgaggagaaataaatcaaatttatacTTTCTTATCTGAAGTAGATGAAACAAAAGAAGATCTTAcagaatgtattaaaaatctCCAGACTGAACAAGAATCTTTGCGGTCAGAAAATACACAGCTTGAAAATGAGAATCAGAAGCTTTGGCTGAAACTTAAAGTAATAACGGAATGGTACCAAGAAAATGCAACGAAACTCCACAGGAAATTAATAGTAGAGGAAAAGTGCCAgttagaggaagaggagagacttTGCAAAGTGGATAAAAGGATCAGCCTTACAGCTAAACAGCTGGAGACCTATAGAAAGCAAGCCAAAGATCTGGAGGAAGAATTGGATACAACCATTCATTATTATCAGAGACACAGTATTTCTTATGAGAAAAAAGCACGTGATAATGCGCTGGCAGCCTTG AGTGCTGAGAAAAACCCCAAGTACTTAAAGTTAGTAAATGCTCACAACAGacaatattttttatctctttaa